In a single window of the Acinetobacter tibetensis genome:
- the uraH gene encoding hydroxyisourate hydrolase has translation MVKYFLPLVGLGLSSFCFAQNPLSVHVLNLDNGLPSANVKVMLETQQNNQWVEINSGTTNEQGRITELYPKDTALQKGIYKVTFKTGDWFRQKNQRSFFLEVPVVFVIDGSLEHYHIPLLISPYGYSTYRGN, from the coding sequence ATGGTTAAATATTTCTTGCCACTTGTTGGACTTGGCCTCTCTTCTTTCTGCTTTGCACAAAATCCCTTAAGTGTTCATGTACTCAATTTGGACAATGGTTTACCGTCCGCAAATGTAAAAGTTATGCTAGAAACGCAACAAAACAATCAATGGGTCGAGATCAATTCAGGTACAACCAATGAACAAGGTCGAATCACTGAGCTTTATCCCAAAGACACAGCTTTACAGAAAGGCATCTATAAAGTTACCTTCAAAACAGGTGACTGGTTCCGTCAAAAGAATCAACGTTCATTCTTTCTAGAGGTTCCAGTGGTATTTGTGATTGATGGCTCACTTGAGCATTACCATATTCCACTGCTGATTAGCCCTTATGGTTATTCTACTTACCGTGGGAATTGA
- a CDS encoding M61 family metallopeptidase, with amino-acid sequence MLHYQIEFDDYRQHLVHVTLRFLANPTQVLSLPTWIPGSYLIREFSKHIESVRAYDESGRILKIQKFEKNKWRLFNTDHEFITVEYDVYAYDLSVRGAYVDQNRLYVNPACACLGLDGQEEKEIEVELFLPDELKHFQLATGLVSKSLVKGRYTLKAKNYAELIDAPFELAEQTRFSFNAEGIAHEFVVSGQHAMNAERMQQDIEKICATEIKMFGSAPFANYTFMTMATGNSYGGLEHPNSTSLITPRSDLPKVDEPVEPSEDYQRFLGLCSHEYFHSWLVKFIRPENLVNYDLNKESYTTLLWVFEGFTSYYDDLILLRSGVVSQESYLKLLKTQIDRYLQNPGRNVQSVAESSFDAWVKFYRQDENSNNAGTSYYNKGCLVALCLDLGLRLRGSSLDALMRKLYENAQKGIQVHERTIVELCNELTGDNWIEQINHLINTVDELPLDQLFPEFGLSYSLKNDKSLPFGMKVVDKPEGVLIQQIRRDGAAAQAGLSANDVILAIDGLKASEKLLAQYAKCKETFTIFAFRRDELMQFEVQAGEIGLTTVELKVEDQAKADAWLKA; translated from the coding sequence ATGTTGCATTATCAAATCGAATTTGACGATTATCGTCAGCATCTTGTACATGTCACACTGCGTTTTTTGGCAAACCCAACTCAAGTCCTTTCTCTCCCAACATGGATTCCTGGTAGTTACTTGATTCGTGAGTTTTCTAAACACATTGAATCTGTGCGCGCGTATGATGAATCGGGGCGCATTCTAAAAATTCAGAAATTTGAAAAGAATAAATGGCGTTTGTTCAACACGGATCATGAATTTATTACGGTTGAATATGATGTCTATGCCTATGATTTGTCCGTACGTGGTGCTTATGTCGATCAGAACCGTTTATATGTCAATCCTGCATGTGCTTGTTTAGGTTTGGATGGTCAGGAAGAAAAAGAAATTGAAGTTGAACTGTTCTTGCCTGATGAATTAAAACATTTCCAATTGGCAACAGGCTTGGTATCTAAAAGTTTGGTCAAAGGTCGTTATACCTTAAAAGCCAAAAACTATGCAGAACTGATTGATGCACCGTTTGAGTTGGCAGAGCAAACTCGTTTTAGTTTCAATGCTGAAGGCATCGCGCATGAATTTGTGGTTTCAGGGCAACATGCCATGAATGCCGAGCGTATGCAGCAAGACATCGAAAAAATCTGTGCGACTGAAATTAAAATGTTTGGTTCGGCACCGTTTGCCAACTATACCTTTATGACCATGGCAACAGGCAATAGCTATGGTGGATTAGAACATCCAAACAGCACCAGTTTAATTACACCGCGTAGTGATTTGCCGAAAGTTGATGAACCTGTAGAACCGTCGGAAGATTATCAGCGCTTTTTAGGCTTGTGCAGTCATGAATATTTCCATTCGTGGTTGGTGAAGTTTATTCGTCCTGAAAATTTGGTCAATTACGATTTAAATAAAGAAAGTTACACCACCTTGCTTTGGGTGTTTGAAGGCTTTACTTCATATTATGATGATTTGATTTTGCTACGCAGTGGCGTGGTATCACAAGAATCTTATTTAAAACTGCTCAAAACCCAGATTGATCGTTATTTACAGAACCCTGGTCGTAACGTGCAAAGCGTAGCTGAATCCAGTTTTGATGCGTGGGTCAAGTTCTATCGCCAAGATGAAAACTCGAACAATGCAGGCACCAGCTATTACAATAAAGGTTGTTTAGTCGCATTGTGTCTAGATTTAGGTCTGCGTTTACGAGGTTCAAGCTTAGATGCTTTAATGCGCAAATTGTATGAAAATGCGCAAAAGGGTATACAGGTACACGAACGCACGATTGTTGAACTGTGTAATGAGTTGACAGGTGACAATTGGATTGAACAAATTAACCATTTAATCAATACAGTCGATGAATTACCGCTTGATCAATTATTCCCAGAATTTGGCTTAAGCTATAGTTTAAAAAATGACAAATCATTGCCGTTCGGCATGAAAGTTGTAGACAAGCCAGAAGGTGTGCTGATTCAGCAAATTCGCCGTGATGGTGCTGCTGCGCAAGCAGGTCTTTCAGCTAACGACGTGATCCTTGCGATTGATGGCTTAAAAGCCAGTGAAAAGCTTTTGGCGCAATATGCAAAATGTAAAGAGACGTTCACTATCTTTGCCTTCCGTCGTGATGAGCTGATGCAATTTGAAGTTCAAGCTGGTGAAATTGGCTTAACCACTGTGGAATTAAAAGTGGAAGATCAGGCGAAGGCAGATGCTTGGTTAAAAGCTTAA
- the paaI gene encoding hydroxyphenylacetyl-CoA thioesterase PaaI, translating into MDTVKGHTLFNNDQVMQDIGARLVDYKDCYAKVQLLVEKRHTQGHGTCHGGIIFTLADGAFAVACNTGDYPAVGQHCNISYIKPGQIGDVLTATAELRSQAGRSEFYDIQVVNQKQETIAEFRGVSRMLVPTKREQP; encoded by the coding sequence ATGGACACTGTAAAAGGACATACATTATTTAACAATGATCAGGTGATGCAAGACATTGGTGCCCGCTTGGTCGACTATAAAGACTGTTATGCCAAAGTGCAGCTCTTGGTTGAAAAACGGCATACTCAAGGGCATGGTACTTGTCATGGCGGAATTATCTTCACTTTAGCAGATGGTGCTTTTGCCGTAGCTTGCAATACAGGTGATTACCCTGCCGTGGGACAGCACTGTAATATCAGCTACATTAAACCTGGACAGATAGGCGATGTACTCACTGCAACTGCGGAGTTACGCTCCCAAGCAGGTCGTTCCGAATTTTACGACATTCAGGTGGTGAACCAAAAGCAAGAAACAATTGCAGAGTTTAGAGGTGTATCACGGATGTTGGTTCCAACTAAAAGAGAACAACCATAA
- a CDS encoding NADP-dependent isocitrate dehydrogenase, with product MAGGKSNIIYTLTDEAPLLATYSLLPIIETFTKSAGVEIVKTDISVAARVLAEFSECLKEEQKVPDNLAELGRLTQDPDTNIIKLPNISASVAQLIACIKELQSKGYAIPDYPENPTTEEEKAIKARYGKCLGSAVNPVLREGNSDRRAPAAVKNYAKKHPHSMSEWKQWSQTHVSHMEEGDFYHGEKSMTLDRARNVKMELITKSGETIVLKPKVALLDGEIIDSMFMSKKALCDFYEKQLEDCREAGILFSLHVKATMMKVSHPIVFGHCVKIYYKDAFEKHGKLFDELGINVNNGMAGLYEKIATLPTSLREEIIEDLHACQEHRPALAMVDSAKGITNFHSPNDVIVDASMPAMIRGGGKMWGADGKPYDCKAVMPESTFARIYQEMINFCKWNGNFDPKTMGTVPNVGLMAQKAEEYGSHDKTFEISEAGVANITDLETGEVLMSQNVEEGDIWRMCQVKDAPIRDWVKLAVNRARNSGMPAIFWLDPYRPHENELIKKVQKYLKDYDTAGLDIQIMSQVRAMRYTLERVARGLDTISVTGNILRDYLTDLFPIMELGTSAKMLSIVPLMAGGGMYETGAGGSAPKHVQQLVEENHLRWDSLGEFLALAVSLEELGIKENNAQAKLLAKTLDQATGQLLDNDKSPSRRTGELDNRGSHFYLAKFWAEALAAQDEDAELKAKFAPLAKVLAENEDKIIAELSAVQGKAADIGGYYAVDTAKVTAVMRPSATLNAALETV from the coding sequence ATGGCTGGTGGAAAGTCAAACATCATTTACACACTGACTGATGAGGCGCCATTGTTGGCGACTTATTCGCTACTGCCGATCATTGAGACCTTTACTAAATCTGCTGGTGTAGAGATCGTTAAAACGGATATCTCTGTTGCCGCACGTGTTCTTGCAGAATTCTCTGAATGCCTAAAAGAAGAGCAAAAAGTGCCAGACAATCTTGCAGAACTAGGTCGTCTTACACAAGATCCTGACACAAACATCATCAAACTTCCAAATATCAGTGCATCTGTTGCTCAGTTAATAGCATGTATCAAAGAGCTTCAATCAAAAGGCTATGCGATTCCTGACTATCCTGAGAACCCAACAACAGAAGAAGAGAAAGCGATTAAAGCACGTTATGGTAAGTGCTTAGGTTCAGCTGTAAACCCTGTCTTACGTGAAGGTAACTCTGACCGCCGTGCACCTGCTGCAGTAAAGAATTATGCTAAAAAACACCCGCACTCTATGAGCGAGTGGAAGCAATGGTCACAAACTCACGTTTCGCACATGGAAGAAGGCGACTTCTACCATGGTGAAAAATCGATGACGCTTGATCGCGCGCGTAACGTGAAAATGGAATTGATCACTAAGTCTGGTGAAACCATTGTACTTAAGCCAAAAGTTGCGCTTTTAGATGGCGAAATCATTGACTCAATGTTCATGAGCAAAAAAGCACTGTGTGACTTCTACGAGAAACAACTCGAAGACTGTCGTGAAGCAGGTATTTTGTTCTCATTGCATGTTAAAGCAACCATGATGAAAGTATCGCACCCAATCGTATTTGGTCACTGCGTTAAGATTTATTATAAAGATGCATTCGAAAAGCATGGCAAATTGTTCGATGAGCTCGGTATTAACGTAAACAATGGTATGGCTGGTCTTTACGAGAAGATCGCAACTTTACCGACGTCTTTACGTGAAGAAATCATCGAAGACTTACATGCTTGTCAAGAACACCGTCCTGCGCTTGCAATGGTTGATTCTGCGAAAGGCATTACAAACTTCCACTCTCCAAACGACGTAATTGTAGATGCTTCAATGCCTGCAATGATCCGTGGTGGCGGTAAAATGTGGGGCGCTGACGGCAAACCTTATGACTGTAAAGCAGTAATGCCTGAGTCAACTTTTGCGCGTATCTACCAAGAAATGATTAATTTCTGTAAGTGGAATGGTAACTTTGACCCGAAAACTATGGGTACTGTGCCAAACGTAGGCTTAATGGCGCAAAAAGCTGAAGAATACGGTTCACATGACAAAACTTTCGAAATTTCTGAAGCGGGTGTTGCAAACATCACTGACCTAGAAACTGGCGAAGTGTTGATGTCACAGAACGTGGAAGAAGGCGATATCTGGCGTATGTGTCAGGTGAAAGACGCACCGATTCGTGACTGGGTAAAACTTGCAGTAAATCGTGCACGTAACTCAGGCATGCCTGCAATTTTCTGGCTTGACCCGTACCGTCCACATGAAAATGAACTCATCAAGAAAGTACAAAAGTACTTGAAAGATTATGACACTGCTGGTTTAGACATTCAGATCATGTCTCAAGTACGTGCAATGCGTTATACACTTGAACGTGTAGCGCGTGGCCTAGATACGATTTCTGTAACAGGTAATATCTTACGTGACTACTTGACTGACTTGTTTCCAATTATGGAATTGGGTACTTCAGCGAAAATGTTGTCTATCGTTCCGTTAATGGCGGGCGGTGGTATGTACGAAACTGGTGCGGGTGGTTCAGCGCCTAAACACGTACAACAACTCGTAGAAGAAAACCACTTACGTTGGGATTCTTTAGGTGAGTTCTTGGCGCTTGCAGTCTCGCTTGAAGAGTTGGGCATTAAAGAAAATAACGCTCAGGCTAAACTTCTTGCGAAGACTTTAGATCAAGCAACTGGTCAGTTATTGGACAATGATAAGTCTCCATCACGCCGTACAGGTGAGTTGGACAACCGTGGTAGCCATTTCTATTTAGCGAAGTTCTGGGCTGAAGCTTTGGCTGCTCAGGATGAAGATGCTGAGTTGAAAGCGAAGTTTGCGCCACTGGCAAAAGTACTTGCTGAAAATGAAGACAAAATCATTGCGGAGCTTTCTGCTGTTCAAGGTAAAGCTGCGGACATCGGTGGTTACTATGCTGTAGATACAGCGAAAGTAACTGCTGTAATGCGTCCAAGTGCAACGTTGAATGCTGCGCTTGAAACTGTTTAA
- a CDS encoding D-alanyl-D-alanine carboxypeptidase PBP6B: MKRFTYLLALFALLCTSFANATLLNLVPESVQAESWTILDTQSGQVIAEHNSHAQRAPASLTKMMVGYIVLKEIQAGHLRKDEVLTATPVVKTVMWDESQMYLKEGEKISVDQLLAGLVVMSANDAAVTLAERISGSIPKFVERMNQEAKALGMKDTHFQNPAGITMPEHYSSANDLAQLGQAISKQTPDYFYYSKQQSFSYNQRFHHATNLVLKMDPTVDGLKTGYTKAAGYNLALTANRPTMNPDAPNRRLVVVVMGTKSAAKRAEVAYDLMNLAYTYTRNEVAIKDKQLIAELPVVKSTLKMFKVQTQAPELITTSLYDQPYAIDLSTYDKANQRIMLNTGDGSLHPINPLAETKTHLNIEMNEHALTAPLAKVMQLATVHVYQNNQLIRTIAIEDDVQIEEANVFERFFIWLKNILPFFGSDDFKVKIYPLH; encoded by the coding sequence TTGAAACGTTTCACTTACCTCCTCGCTTTATTTGCTTTGCTCTGCACTTCTTTTGCAAACGCAACACTCCTTAACTTAGTTCCCGAAAGTGTTCAAGCCGAATCATGGACGATTTTAGACACCCAATCTGGACAAGTGATTGCTGAACATAATAGCCATGCGCAGCGTGCACCTGCTTCATTAACAAAAATGATGGTCGGTTATATTGTGCTGAAAGAAATTCAAGCAGGACATTTGCGTAAAGATGAGGTACTCACAGCCACACCTGTAGTGAAAACAGTCATGTGGGATGAATCTCAAATGTACCTAAAGGAAGGCGAAAAAATTTCGGTAGATCAACTTCTGGCAGGCTTAGTTGTGATGTCGGCAAATGATGCGGCCGTGACACTTGCCGAGCGTATTTCAGGCAGTATCCCAAAGTTTGTCGAACGTATGAATCAGGAAGCAAAAGCGCTCGGTATGAAAGACACGCACTTTCAAAACCCAGCAGGCATTACCATGCCAGAGCACTATTCATCTGCAAATGATTTAGCGCAATTAGGACAAGCGATCAGTAAGCAAACGCCAGACTATTTTTATTATTCCAAGCAACAAAGTTTTAGCTATAACCAACGCTTCCACCACGCCACCAATTTAGTCCTGAAAATGGACCCTACCGTTGATGGTTTAAAAACAGGCTATACCAAAGCAGCGGGTTATAACCTTGCCCTCACGGCAAATCGTCCAACCATGAACCCTGATGCACCAAATCGTCGTTTAGTCGTTGTGGTCATGGGAACCAAGAGTGCTGCAAAACGTGCAGAAGTTGCTTATGACTTGATGAATTTGGCTTACACCTACACACGCAACGAAGTTGCAATTAAGGACAAGCAACTGATTGCTGAGCTACCTGTGGTGAAATCCACACTGAAAATGTTTAAAGTTCAAACGCAAGCACCTGAACTGATTACAACGTCGTTGTATGATCAACCTTATGCGATTGACTTAAGCACCTACGATAAGGCCAATCAGCGTATTATGCTCAATACAGGTGATGGCAGCTTACATCCAATTAACCCTTTGGCAGAAACAAAAACACATTTAAATATTGAAATGAATGAGCATGCTTTGACTGCTCCGTTGGCGAAAGTCATGCAGTTGGCAACCGTACATGTTTATCAGAACAACCAACTGATTCGTACGATTGCAATTGAAGATGATGTTCAAATTGAAGAGGCCAATGTATTTGAGCGCTTCTTTATCTGGTTAAAAAATATCCTCCCATTTTTTGGTTCAGATG